CCGCGCTGGTCATGAGCTATAAGATGAACATCGGCGGGCCCAACGAAACCGCGGCCACTACGCTCTTCGCCATCGTGTTTCTGTTTTGCCTGATCAAAGCTTACCTGCACATTCGCCGCAAAGAAGTGGCGCGGCATCGCGAATGGATGATTCGCGCCTTCGGCGCCGCCCTGGGTGTAGCCACGACGCGCCCGATTGTGGGTATGTTTTTCGCCTTCCGCCGGCTCACTCCTCATGAGTTTTTTGGGATCGCGTTCTGGCTGGGATTTACGACTACGTTTCTCGCCGCTGAGGCGTGGGTCGATTACACGCGACAATACGCGATCTCGTCCTGAAGACTCTGAGTCCTGAAACCGTGCAGCCGAACTTGTCAGCCGAGCACTCGCAGAAATCTCCCCGGCTGATTGTCATATCCCGGAAACACCGCCGCCAGATTTTTGTTGCCCATGTGGCGCGCGACGGCTTCGCCGATCACCTGGCGGAAGTCCGTGGTCAAAGCCAGGTCACGGCCTTCGTAGAGTTG
Above is a window of Candidatus Sulfotelmatobacter sp. DNA encoding:
- a CDS encoding DUF2306 domain-containing protein, whose protein sequence is MPVSKHATRWLWIAVGFLAFIGIAAVTRRTLVLLWPVRFSAGNSSPAAGLDAGFARHMALTLLHILPGGLFLALAPFQFSPSIRRKHLQIHRWMGRVLMLCGLIIGVSALVMSYKMNIGGPNETAATTLFAIVFLFCLIKAYLHIRRKEVARHREWMIRAFGAALGVATTRPIVGMFFAFRRLTPHEFFGIAFWLGFTTTFLAAEAWVDYTRQYAISS